A stretch of Bos taurus isolate L1 Dominette 01449 registration number 42190680 breed Hereford chromosome 5, ARS-UCD2.0, whole genome shotgun sequence DNA encodes these proteins:
- the OR9K7 gene encoding olfactory receptor family 9 subfamily K member 7: MGDKGGDNHSEVTDFILVGIRVRPELHSLLFLFFLIIYWMVLLGNLSMIGIIVTDPRLNTPMYFFLGNLSIIDLSYSTVIVPKAMVNILSQKKTISFAGCVAQLFLYALFMVTEAFVLAAMAYDRFIAICNPLLYTVRMSRSLCIQLVAGSYLCGWVSSILQISVTFSMSFCASRVIDHFYCDSNPIEKISCSNVFINKMVSLNLAILIILPTIVVIVVSYMYIVSTVLKIRSSEGRKKAFSTCSSHLGVVSLLYGTVSFVYLTPPSNPELRKVASVCYILFTPMLNPLIYSLRNKDVKDAMRKVVWKKKVLL, encoded by the coding sequence ATGGGTGACAAGGGAGGAGACAACCATTCAGAAGTGACTGACTTCATTCTTGTAGGCATCAGGGTCCGTCCAGAGCTCCAcagtctccttttcctatttttcctgATTATTTATTGGATGGTCCTTCTGGGGAACCTTAGCATGATTGGCATCATTGTGACTGATCCCCGGCTGAACACACCAATGTATTTCTTCCTAGGCAATCTCTCCATCATTGACCTCTCCTACTCCACTGTTATTGTACCCAAAGCCATGGTCAACATCCTGTCTCAGAAAAAGACCATATCCTTTGCAGGTTGTGTGGCTCAGCTGTTTCTTTATGCACTTTTCATGGTAACAGAGGCCTTTGTCTTAGCAGCTATGGCTTATGACCGCTTCATTGCCATCTGCAACCCACTTCTCTATACTGTCCGCATGTCAAGAAGTCTCTGTATCCAGCTGGTGGCTGGTTCTTATCTCTGTGGCTGGGTCAGTTCCATCCTTCAAATCAGTGTAACATTTTCAATGTCTTTCTGTGCCTCTCGAGTCATTGATCACTTCTACTGTGATTCAAACCCAATTGAGAAGATCTCATGTTCCAATGTCTTTATTAATAAGATGGTGTCACTTAATTTGGCTATTCTTATTATTTTGCCCACGATAGTTGTTATTGTAGTCTCTTACATGTATATTGTGTCCACAGTTTTAAAGATCCGCTccagtgaaggaaggaagaaagcctTCTCCACTTGCAGCTCTCATCTGGGGGTTGTAAGTTTGCTTTATGGCACTGTCTCGTTTGTGTATCTCACACCACCAAGTAACCCGGAACTTCGTAAAGTGGCCTCAGTATGTTACATTTTATTCACACCTATGCTGAACCCTTTAATCTACTCTCTAAGAAATAAGGATGTTAAAGATGCGATGAGAAAAGTCGTATGGAAGAAAAAAGTTTTACTCTAA